A region from the Thermanaeromonas toyohensis ToBE genome encodes:
- a CDS encoding methyl-accepting chemotaxis protein: MKLRWRVGVRFKLLAGMAILALFLMVSGAVGAWTLASLNRGLYIVYSGAVEPLAVITAAQARFLEARVKVRDLLLEPDPRRASNLRNSLRQDIARLKVELENYRNAFRSEQELSEFEWLLTVVKTWEATLEQVLNRAEKGDISGALVIANGAGESQAKVIEERIRNLVELALEKAQETYQRGEDDYYRARRSYLFFILVGTLFGLIFSLLLARHIISVLKAGVTLAQAIAQGDLTQEIPVVTRDEVGILAQSLNTAGRSLRGALKEVIEASRVVAGAAGEIAKASEQNKRVAEEITAAVQEIASGAQEQAASAQRGVNLVEQILDSMRKSSLQVKEIVEIAQNTCGLTDTGVIAVEEQNRWMEENLLVAEQASQAVEILTQRIKEIEQILATISQIAEQTNLLALNAAIEAARAGEHGRGFSVVAGEVRRLADGSAKATEEIASLVEEIQARAISAVEGMGKVKEVVLAQKAASDRTTRAFRSISEAIEKMAMHIKDISLSVEETSHRAGEIASAMRAISDITVRNAKALEGISASVEEQTAALEELSVIAGNLDHLATGLQGKVAAFRV; the protein is encoded by the coding sequence ATGAAACTGCGCTGGAGGGTGGGCGTGCGGTTTAAGCTGCTAGCGGGGATGGCTATACTAGCTCTCTTTTTGATGGTTTCCGGAGCGGTAGGGGCTTGGACCTTGGCTAGCCTTAATCGTGGTCTTTATATTGTCTATAGTGGGGCCGTGGAACCCCTGGCAGTGATAACCGCCGCCCAGGCGCGGTTTCTGGAGGCGCGGGTTAAAGTACGGGATCTGTTACTGGAACCTGACCCGCGGAGGGCGAGTAATCTTAGAAATTCCCTGCGCCAAGACATAGCTAGGCTAAAGGTAGAATTAGAAAATTATCGAAACGCTTTTCGTAGTGAGCAGGAGCTTAGTGAGTTTGAATGGCTCCTTACAGTTGTTAAGACTTGGGAGGCAACCCTCGAGCAGGTATTAAACAGGGCTGAAAAGGGAGATATATCCGGCGCTCTAGTTATTGCTAACGGGGCCGGAGAATCGCAAGCTAAGGTCATTGAAGAACGGATACGGAACCTTGTAGAGCTAGCCTTAGAAAAGGCCCAGGAAACCTATCAACGAGGAGAAGATGATTACTACCGGGCTCGTCGTAGTTATCTTTTCTTTATCCTAGTAGGCACCCTTTTTGGCCTTATTTTTTCCCTTCTCCTCGCCCGGCATATTATTTCGGTTTTAAAGGCCGGCGTTACCTTAGCTCAGGCTATAGCCCAGGGTGATCTTACCCAGGAGATTCCGGTTGTTACCAGGGACGAAGTAGGAATACTAGCCCAGTCTTTAAATACCGCTGGACGCAGCCTGCGGGGGGCTTTAAAAGAGGTGATAGAAGCTTCACGAGTCGTAGCTGGAGCAGCAGGAGAGATAGCTAAAGCTAGTGAACAAAATAAAAGGGTCGCTGAGGAGATTACAGCAGCTGTTCAGGAAATAGCCAGCGGGGCTCAAGAACAGGCGGCTAGCGCTCAAAGAGGGGTTAACCTTGTGGAGCAAATCCTAGATTCTATGAGAAAGAGCAGCTTGCAAGTCAAAGAGATTGTTGAGATAGCCCAGAATACCTGCGGGCTAACAGACACCGGGGTTATAGCAGTGGAAGAACAGAACCGGTGGATGGAGGAAAATCTCCTGGTGGCAGAACAAGCGTCCCAGGCTGTAGAAATATTAACCCAAAGAATAAAAGAGATAGAGCAGATCCTGGCCACTATTTCCCAAATAGCCGAACAGACCAATCTCTTAGCCCTTAATGCGGCCATTGAGGCGGCGCGGGCCGGTGAACACGGTCGCGGGTTTTCAGTGGTGGCTGGTGAAGTAAGGCGACTGGCTGATGGCTCAGCTAAAGCTACAGAAGAAATCGCTAGCCTTGTGGAGGAAATACAAGCCCGGGCTATAAGTGCAGTAGAGGGAATGGGCAAAGTAAAGGAAGTAGTATTGGCCCAAAAGGCTGCTAGCGACCGTACTACTAGAGCCTTTCGTTCCATTTCCGAGGCTATAGAGAAAATGGCCATGCATATTAAAGATATATCCTTATCTGTAGAGGAGACCAGCCATAGAGCTGGGGAGATTGCTAGCGCCATGCGGGCTATTTCGGATATTACCGTCAGGAATGCTAAAGCCTTAGAAGGAATTTCTGCCAGCGTAGAAGAGCAGACGGCTGCCCTGGAAGAACTAAGTGTGATAGCTGGGAATCTCGACCATCTGGCAACTGGTCTTCAAGGGAAGGTAGCTGCATTTAGAGTTTAA
- a CDS encoding sugar ABC transporter substrate-binding protein: MYRKLNFISGRLYQDFFFLFLILLFITLLASCTQQGSPAPLEEKAKIRIGISLGTLKEERWLRDRDILMAKLKELGAEVFVQNANNDDEDQLKQVKYLLDQQIQVLILVPNDLKKAATAVQMAKRQGVKVISYDRLVTESNVDLYISFDNIKVGRFMAQYLVNRVPRGNYLIVNGATTDHNTKMIKEGYDSILKDRVASGNIKILAEEWAPNWMVEYAFKVTDDILQSGKRIDAVIAGNDSLAGGVIKALAERRMAGSTLVTGQDADLAACQRIVEGTQAMTVYKPIAKLAEKTAGMALKLARGETLDTKDTIYDGKYFVPSYVIEPISVDKNNIDETVIKDGFHSSQDVYRYRPKKLSQGTTP, from the coding sequence ATGTACAGGAAGTTAAACTTTATATCTGGGAGATTGTACCAAGATTTCTTCTTTCTTTTTTTGATCCTTTTGTTTATAACCCTTCTTGCAAGCTGTACCCAGCAGGGTTCACCTGCTCCCCTGGAAGAAAAAGCTAAAATTAGGATAGGTATTTCTTTAGGTACCTTAAAAGAGGAAAGGTGGCTTAGGGATAGGGATATTTTAATGGCTAAGCTTAAGGAGTTAGGGGCGGAAGTGTTTGTGCAGAATGCTAATAACGATGATGAAGATCAATTAAAACAGGTAAAGTACCTCCTTGATCAGCAGATCCAGGTACTCATTCTAGTACCCAATGATCTTAAAAAGGCGGCGACTGCCGTCCAGATGGCTAAACGACAGGGTGTGAAAGTAATATCCTATGACCGGCTGGTTACGGAATCTAACGTAGACCTATATATATCCTTCGATAACATCAAAGTGGGCCGCTTTATGGCCCAATACCTGGTAAACAGGGTACCCAGGGGTAATTACTTAATAGTAAATGGTGCCACTACGGATCATAACACTAAGATGATAAAAGAGGGATATGATAGCATTTTAAAGGATCGGGTGGCTAGCGGAAACATAAAAATCCTCGCCGAGGAATGGGCACCTAACTGGATGGTGGAATATGCTTTCAAGGTTACAGATGATATACTTCAAAGCGGCAAAAGGATTGATGCGGTAATTGCCGGGAATGATAGCCTGGCCGGTGGTGTTATAAAAGCCTTAGCGGAACGTAGGATGGCAGGGAGCACTCTAGTAACTGGGCAGGACGCGGATCTTGCTGCTTGCCAAAGGATCGTAGAAGGAACCCAGGCTATGACAGTATATAAACCTATAGCTAAGCTAGCGGAAAAGACAGCGGGGATGGCCTTGAAGCTCGCTAGAGGAGAAACCCTGGACACAAAGGATACTATTTATGATGGAAAGTATTTCGTTCCTTCTTATGTTATAGAACCCATAAGCGTAGATAAAAACAATATTGATGAAACAGTGATAAAAGATGGGTTTCACTCTTCCCAGGATGTGTATAGATATAGACCAAAGAAGTTATCCCAAGGTACTACTCCATAA
- a CDS encoding sugar ABC transporter permease: MIIALLAIWLIFVILTEGRFLTPRNLSMLTRQVSITAILAVGMVLVIVAGHIDLSVGSVAGFVGAVVAILQLWHHWETVPSILAGILVGLLIGCWQGFWIAYRGVPAFIVTLSSMLVFRGGILLITKGITISPLRPDFKVIGQGYIPAAWSIALGIVAALVFIYMTLNNRRSRLKYELPVSPWTVEILKILAVLAFIATFIAVMIAYEGIPIPVLIVLFLVILFTFVANNTTFGRYVYAIGGNREAAALSGINIKRTNMSIFLIMGLLSALAGIVLTSRLDAATTSAGNLFELDAIASAIIGGTSTLGGEGTIPGAVIGALVMASIDNGMSLLNIDYSILVIVKGLVLVLAVWVDIATKKRTR; the protein is encoded by the coding sequence ATGATCATTGCCCTGCTAGCCATATGGCTCATATTTGTTATCCTCACCGAAGGAAGATTTCTTACCCCGCGGAACCTGTCCATGCTTACGAGACAGGTTTCCATTACTGCCATCCTAGCTGTAGGTATGGTTCTAGTGATCGTGGCCGGTCATATAGACCTTTCGGTAGGTTCGGTGGCCGGTTTCGTGGGGGCGGTAGTGGCTATACTTCAGCTATGGCATCACTGGGAAACCGTGCCCTCTATACTAGCCGGGATATTAGTAGGCCTCCTGATAGGCTGCTGGCAGGGTTTTTGGATAGCTTATCGGGGAGTACCGGCCTTTATTGTAACCTTAAGTTCTATGCTCGTGTTCCGCGGGGGCATCCTTCTTATCACTAAGGGCATTACCATCTCACCTTTAAGGCCGGATTTCAAGGTGATAGGTCAGGGATATATTCCTGCAGCCTGGAGTATCGCCCTCGGTATAGTTGCAGCTTTAGTCTTTATCTATATGACTTTGAACAACCGGCGGTCGCGGTTAAAATATGAGCTACCGGTATCACCCTGGACAGTGGAGATCCTTAAGATTTTAGCTGTGCTGGCTTTTATCGCCACTTTTATAGCCGTGATGATCGCTTATGAGGGTATTCCCATCCCGGTCCTGATCGTCCTCTTTTTGGTAATCCTTTTTACTTTTGTAGCCAACAATACTACCTTCGGCCGCTATGTATACGCCATCGGCGGAAACCGGGAAGCCGCAGCCCTTTCGGGTATAAATATTAAGCGGACCAACATGAGCATCTTCCTTATAATGGGCTTACTTTCAGCTCTGGCTGGTATAGTTTTGACTTCCAGGCTAGATGCAGCTACCACCAGCGCTGGGAATTTATTTGAGTTAGATGCCATTGCCTCGGCCATTATCGGGGGGACCAGTACTTTGGGAGGAGAAGGGACTATTCCTGGCGCGGTAATAGGAGCTTTAGTTATGGCCAGCATTGATAATGGTATGAGCCTTTTAAACATTGACTACTCTATTTTAGTGATTGTTAAGGGCTTAGTCCTGGTCCTGGCGGTATGGGTAGATATAGCCACTAAGAAAAGAACTCGGTAA
- a CDS encoding metallophosphoesterase family protein, with the protein MRILHTSDWHLGRTLEGSSRLAEQREFINTLCDLAEAEDVHLILVTGDVFDTFNPPAEAENLFFSALERLCRGGRRGVVVIAGNHDSPERIRAASPLALDHGICLVGYPLEELPLGKGKGGVERVASGPGWLELKIPGCEEHAVVGTLAYPSEARLNELLTDTLEEEIMQQAYSERVKALLRDLSRHFRRDTINLLMSHLYIAGGKESDSERPIQLGGALAVAPAALPETAHYIALGHLHRPQAIEGAPAPCRYAGSPLAYSFSEADHQKEVVLIEAQPGAPAILKRLPITCGRPLKIWQASSLEEFFNWCQEERNLHCWVDLEIEASEPLSPRDIAEIRRRHPGVVNIRVRLPETLVSFREAYRAFLPLKEQFRLFAVRELGSEPPQELVDLFLELVNTEEVSEEVFNEDLQKGERR; encoded by the coding sequence TTGCGGATTTTACATACTTCAGACTGGCATCTAGGTAGGACGCTAGAAGGGAGTTCGCGCCTGGCCGAACAGAGGGAGTTTATAAACACCCTTTGTGACCTAGCTGAGGCTGAGGACGTTCACCTTATTTTGGTAACCGGTGACGTATTCGATACCTTCAATCCCCCTGCCGAAGCAGAGAATCTGTTTTTTTCGGCCTTGGAAAGACTTTGCCGGGGGGGGCGCCGAGGTGTAGTAGTCATAGCTGGCAATCATGATAGTCCTGAGCGTATACGGGCGGCAAGTCCCTTAGCCCTGGATCACGGTATTTGCCTGGTAGGCTACCCTCTGGAAGAATTACCGCTGGGTAAGGGCAAAGGTGGAGTGGAGCGAGTGGCTTCGGGTCCGGGATGGTTAGAACTCAAAATCCCTGGGTGCGAGGAACATGCTGTGGTAGGGACCTTGGCTTATCCCTCTGAGGCCCGGCTCAATGAACTATTAACTGATACATTAGAGGAAGAAATAATGCAGCAAGCTTATTCTGAGCGGGTTAAGGCTTTACTTAGAGATTTAAGTCGCCACTTCCGGAGGGATACTATCAACCTACTTATGAGCCACCTTTATATAGCCGGGGGCAAGGAATCGGATTCCGAACGCCCTATACAGCTGGGTGGAGCACTGGCTGTAGCTCCAGCTGCTTTGCCCGAAACAGCCCACTATATCGCTCTTGGTCACCTGCACCGTCCTCAAGCCATAGAAGGTGCGCCGGCGCCTTGCCGTTATGCCGGGTCTCCTTTAGCTTACAGTTTTTCGGAAGCGGATCACCAAAAGGAAGTGGTGCTTATTGAGGCCCAACCTGGAGCTCCTGCAATCCTTAAACGGCTCCCCATAACCTGTGGTCGTCCTTTAAAAATTTGGCAGGCCTCTAGCTTAGAAGAATTTTTCAATTGGTGCCAGGAAGAAAGGAACCTCCACTGTTGGGTAGACTTAGAAATTGAAGCTTCGGAACCTTTATCTCCGAGGGATATAGCCGAAATCCGGCGTCGGCACCCCGGGGTAGTTAATATACGGGTACGTTTACCAGAAACCCTGGTTTCCTTTCGAGAGGCTTACCGGGCCTTTTTGCCGTTGAAGGAGCAATTTCGCCTTTTTGCTGTCCGTGAGTTAGGTAGCGAGCCTCCTCAGGAACTGGTAGATCTTTTTTTAGAATTAGTAAATACCGAGGAAGTTAGCGAGGAAGTTTTTAACGAGGATCTTCAAAAAGGGGAGAGAAGATGA
- a CDS encoding xylose ABC transporter ATP-binding protein, producing the protein MSEYILEMRNITKVFPGVKALDNVTFRVRKGEIHGLCGENGAGKSTLMKILSGVYPYGTYEGDIVIEGEVKRFRNIKDSERAGIAIIYQELALVKYMTVGENIFLGEEPARAGIINWTKVYADTRAILRELNMDINPYTKVMNLGIGHQQMVEIAKAISKRAKILILDEPTSALTEAEVEHLLNILRDLKNRGVTCIYISHKLQEVLKIADTITILRDGKTVHTDKTENLTEDRIISFMVGRELTQRFPRVKHIPGEVVMEVKNLTVYDPEIPTKKVVDNVSFAVKKGEILGIAGLMGAGRTEMALAIFGAYPGKVTGEIYLNGRKLTIRNPEEAIRSGIAYLSEDRKRYGLIPLMDVQENITLPSLHKMSRWGVINTNQKIKIAQDLVNDLRIKTPSLMQKVMNLSGGNQQKVVLAKWLTAQPQVLILDEPTRGIDVGAKFEIYTLMNELIEKGVCVIMISSELPEILGMSDRILVLHEGRITGEFNQREADQEKIMHCATGGRAA; encoded by the coding sequence ATGAGCGAGTACATCCTAGAGATGAGGAACATCACTAAAGTCTTCCCCGGTGTTAAAGCCCTGGATAATGTAACTTTCCGGGTAAGGAAAGGAGAAATCCATGGCCTTTGCGGAGAGAACGGCGCGGGTAAATCTACTCTGATGAAAATTTTAAGCGGGGTGTACCCCTACGGTACCTATGAGGGAGATATAGTCATCGAAGGGGAAGTAAAGCGTTTCCGGAATATAAAGGATAGCGAGAGGGCAGGTATCGCCATAATATACCAGGAATTGGCTTTAGTCAAATATATGACAGTAGGGGAGAACATTTTCCTCGGGGAGGAGCCTGCTCGGGCCGGTATTATAAACTGGACTAAAGTCTACGCCGATACCAGGGCCATTCTCCGGGAGCTGAACATGGATATAAACCCTTACACCAAAGTTATGAACCTAGGTATAGGTCACCAACAGATGGTGGAAATAGCCAAGGCTATCTCCAAAAGGGCTAAAATACTTATCTTAGATGAACCAACCTCGGCCCTTACCGAGGCTGAGGTGGAACATCTGCTGAATATCTTGCGGGATCTTAAAAACAGAGGCGTTACTTGTATCTACATCTCCCACAAGCTCCAGGAAGTGCTTAAGATAGCTGACACTATTACCATCTTGCGGGATGGAAAGACTGTCCATACTGACAAGACTGAAAATCTGACGGAGGATAGAATTATCTCCTTCATGGTGGGTAGAGAATTGACCCAGAGATTCCCTCGCGTAAAGCACATTCCTGGTGAGGTGGTAATGGAAGTAAAGAATCTCACGGTGTATGACCCCGAGATACCCACCAAGAAGGTCGTGGACAACGTAAGTTTTGCAGTCAAAAAAGGAGAGATCCTGGGCATAGCTGGATTGATGGGAGCTGGTAGGACTGAAATGGCTCTGGCTATCTTCGGTGCTTACCCGGGTAAGGTTACAGGAGAAATTTATCTAAATGGACGTAAGCTAACTATACGCAACCCTGAAGAAGCTATCCGTAGTGGTATCGCCTATCTTTCAGAAGATCGCAAGAGGTATGGCCTTATTCCTTTAATGGATGTGCAGGAGAATATAACTTTACCCAGCCTCCACAAAATGTCGCGCTGGGGAGTTATAAATACTAATCAAAAGATAAAGATCGCCCAAGATTTGGTAAATGATCTGAGGATAAAAACTCCTAGCCTGATGCAGAAGGTGATGAACTTAAGCGGGGGCAACCAGCAGAAGGTGGTCCTGGCTAAATGGCTAACCGCCCAGCCCCAGGTTTTAATCCTAGATGAGCCTACCCGGGGTATCGATGTAGGAGCCAAATTTGAAATCTATACCCTTATGAATGAGCTTATCGAAAAGGGTGTATGTGTGATCATGATTTCTTCCGAACTACCAGAGATCCTGGGTATGAGCGATAGGATCCTGGTACTTCATGAAGGAAGGATAACCGGCGAGTTCAACCAAAGGGAAGCCGACCAGGAAAAGATAATGCATTGCGCTACCGGAGGTAGAGCAGCATGA
- the xylF gene encoding D-xylose ABC transporter substrate-binding protein encodes MSFKKLVALMAVAVLALLVVAGCSSSKATKQQEPGAAGQSQSQSTGKKIKIGFSLPTLREERYTKDRDYFVKKAQELGAEVLVQAANNDENLQNNQVENLITQGIDVLVLDPQNADSAAALVAAAHKAGIKVISYDRLIRNADVDLYISFDNIKVGELQGKFLTEKVPKGIYFVFAGAPTDNNARLFREGAMKYIKPLADKGDIKIAFDQWIKDWQPEEALKLAENALTANNNKVDAILAPNDGTAGGIIQALEAQKLAGKVVITGQDAELAAAKRILAGTQSMTVFKDVRKLAEKAAEVAVELAKGKAVKDLPEANQTVNNGKIDVPSVLLTPEIVTKENLDKVLIESGWFKKSDVYGS; translated from the coding sequence ATGTCTTTTAAGAAATTGGTGGCTTTGATGGCAGTGGCTGTTCTGGCCTTGCTGGTGGTAGCTGGATGCAGCTCCTCCAAGGCCACCAAGCAACAGGAGCCGGGTGCTGCCGGCCAGTCCCAGTCTCAAAGCACGGGCAAAAAGATAAAGATAGGTTTTTCCTTGCCCACGTTAAGGGAGGAGAGGTACACCAAGGACAGGGACTACTTTGTCAAGAAAGCCCAAGAGCTAGGAGCTGAAGTATTGGTACAAGCGGCTAATAACGATGAAAACTTGCAGAACAACCAAGTAGAAAACCTCATTACTCAGGGTATCGATGTTTTAGTTTTGGATCCCCAGAACGCAGATTCGGCAGCTGCGCTAGTTGCAGCGGCGCACAAGGCTGGTATTAAAGTTATCTCTTATGATCGGCTTATTAGGAATGCGGATGTAGACCTCTATATTTCCTTTGATAACATTAAAGTAGGGGAACTTCAGGGTAAGTTCTTGACGGAAAAGGTTCCTAAGGGCATCTACTTTGTATTTGCAGGAGCTCCTACAGATAATAATGCAAGACTCTTCCGGGAAGGGGCTATGAAGTATATTAAGCCTTTGGCTGATAAGGGCGACATAAAGATCGCCTTCGACCAATGGATTAAAGATTGGCAACCGGAAGAAGCTTTGAAACTAGCTGAAAATGCCCTTACCGCTAATAACAACAAAGTGGATGCTATACTAGCCCCCAACGATGGTACAGCAGGTGGTATAATCCAGGCCTTAGAGGCCCAAAAATTAGCGGGTAAAGTGGTTATTACGGGACAAGATGCTGAACTAGCTGCAGCCAAGAGGATTTTAGCAGGTACCCAGTCCATGACGGTATTTAAGGACGTAAGGAAATTAGCTGAAAAGGCGGCTGAGGTAGCTGTGGAGCTTGCTAAGGGTAAGGCTGTCAAGGACTTGCCGGAGGCTAACCAGACAGTTAATAATGGCAAAATCGATGTACCCTCTGTGTTGTTAACGCCGGAAATAGTAACCAAGGAAAACCTGGACAAGGTTCTTATCGAGAGCGGTTGGTTTAAGAAGTCTGATGTATATGGTAGCTAA
- a CDS encoding SbcC/MukB-like Walker B domain-containing protein, producing MRPLELVFSGLHSYREEQHIDFTELSRYGLFGIFGPTGAGKSTILDAITLALFGSVDRAERGRRGILNQEEHELWVSFSFELGGQVFRVERLYTRDKSDPFSVRARNARLIRGTSWRDGLEVLASTPNEVDLQVVKILGLRKEDFTRAVVLPQGKFDEFLKLTGGERAKMLEYIFNLERYGDELAEKAKKVLLDCEQRLSNIAAEEAGMGDASEEALIKARQAVSEQLRKVQELEGAVQACRKQWEEMEELRRLHERLEQAKVKYETLQKERAFWEEQRKVLELAAKAEPLRQDLIREEEITCEIQELERIRLQAQAKENQAERAWHQAKVELEEAEKRRKQELPEWQERLAALKAAVEKAKERDALSCVMEKQVRELNSLRQKMEELSVELEGSARALEILSEQQKNILTEMRSIEVDVKEKEDVERAVQLLIQLEDRERELSTWRKKYEEEKARVEREFKKLKELVEERLPEARVEKAADFAPLVEAKLKEIQSKVESLQLSKERILAEEQAAILASSLRPGDPCPVCGSREHPRPASTEEVKNKLKGLEKEREIAEQELQVVRAWRDLIFKGVAQLDALYQTLYENIQPELKRLEIEVEELAGRFSQIASGKERESVRKRWEEIKGKEKRLNELARQREKLEEEVHKADVRVRELKDEIQNLKIAEGSLKGELASYEARQYKLKEEIRQVAGEQDPHYLLAVVERSIQELEEKVNMCRERRDTALRELNEVQKELAALESKLEGLKEEEQNLKERLEKHLAMAGFATRGEARAALLEEGHRQALARDLEDFERRLFASQEEIKGLEETLAGREFKIEAWQDLKAQLEKGEGELLEANKQLAVYQKELERIEQNHQRWLKLKEEEERIARRRDLADTLRRILSGRKFVEFLAEEQLRDMTLEASRRLGALTGQRYALELDERCEFVLRDDFHGGQRRPVSSLSGGETFLTSLSLALALSSQLQLKGRYPLGFFFLDEGFGTLDGEKLEVVLQALERLRLGQCLVGVISHVRELKERIPVYLEVIPPGPDGSGSRIRLVKNL from the coding sequence ATGAGACCTTTAGAGTTGGTATTTTCTGGTCTACACAGTTACCGCGAAGAACAACACATCGATTTCACTGAACTTTCCCGTTATGGCCTTTTCGGTATTTTTGGCCCTACCGGAGCAGGTAAATCTACTATACTCGATGCCATTACTTTGGCCCTTTTTGGAAGTGTAGACCGGGCCGAAAGGGGGAGACGTGGAATTTTAAACCAAGAGGAGCATGAACTTTGGGTTTCCTTTAGCTTTGAGCTGGGAGGACAAGTTTTTCGGGTAGAACGGCTATACACGCGTGACAAGTCGGATCCCTTTTCTGTCCGGGCCCGTAACGCCCGTCTTATACGTGGGACGAGCTGGAGAGACGGGCTAGAAGTTTTAGCTTCTACCCCTAATGAAGTGGACCTTCAGGTTGTAAAGATTTTGGGTTTAAGGAAGGAAGATTTCACCCGGGCGGTAGTGCTTCCCCAGGGGAAATTCGACGAGTTTTTAAAACTAACCGGCGGCGAAAGGGCTAAAATGCTAGAGTATATATTTAATCTTGAACGTTACGGGGACGAATTGGCCGAAAAGGCTAAGAAGGTGCTTTTAGATTGTGAACAGCGGCTAAGCAATATAGCTGCTGAAGAAGCCGGTATGGGGGATGCTTCCGAAGAAGCTCTTATTAAAGCGAGGCAGGCCGTTTCTGAACAGTTACGCAAGGTACAGGAATTGGAGGGAGCGGTTCAGGCTTGTCGGAAACAATGGGAAGAGATGGAAGAACTCAGGAGGCTACATGAAAGGCTGGAGCAGGCCAAGGTGAAATATGAAACTTTGCAAAAGGAGCGTGCCTTTTGGGAAGAACAGCGGAAGGTTTTAGAGCTGGCAGCTAAAGCTGAACCCTTGCGCCAGGATCTGATAAGGGAAGAGGAGATAACTTGCGAGATCCAAGAATTAGAAAGAATTAGGCTTCAAGCCCAAGCTAAGGAGAACCAGGCGGAAAGAGCTTGGCACCAGGCCAAGGTAGAACTAGAAGAAGCAGAAAAAAGGCGAAAACAGGAGTTGCCTGAGTGGCAGGAAAGGCTAGCCGCCTTAAAAGCTGCTGTGGAGAAGGCAAAAGAAAGGGATGCCTTGAGCTGTGTTATGGAAAAACAAGTAAGGGAGCTAAACAGTTTACGCCAGAAGATGGAGGAGTTGTCAGTTGAGCTGGAAGGAAGTGCCAGGGCTTTAGAAATTCTTTCAGAACAGCAAAAAAATATACTTACTGAAATGCGTTCTATAGAGGTAGATGTTAAGGAAAAAGAAGATGTAGAAAGGGCTGTCCAACTTCTAATCCAGCTAGAAGATCGCGAACGCGAACTTTCCACCTGGCGGAAGAAATATGAAGAAGAAAAAGCACGGGTGGAAAGGGAGTTTAAGAAGTTAAAAGAGCTAGTAGAGGAGCGACTACCCGAAGCCCGGGTAGAAAAAGCCGCTGACTTTGCTCCTTTGGTTGAAGCTAAACTAAAGGAAATACAGAGCAAAGTAGAGTCCCTCCAGCTTTCTAAGGAGAGGATACTGGCGGAGGAACAGGCGGCTATCTTGGCTTCAAGCTTACGGCCAGGGGATCCTTGCCCAGTGTGTGGTTCCCGGGAGCATCCACGGCCAGCTTCAACAGAGGAGGTTAAAAATAAGCTTAAGGGACTGGAAAAGGAGAGGGAAATAGCAGAACAAGAATTACAGGTTGTCAGAGCTTGGCGAGATCTCATTTTTAAAGGTGTGGCCCAACTAGATGCCCTCTATCAAACCCTTTATGAAAACATCCAACCAGAGCTTAAACGGTTAGAAATAGAAGTGGAAGAACTGGCTGGGAGGTTTAGTCAAATTGCTTCAGGTAAGGAACGGGAAAGTGTACGTAAACGGTGGGAAGAGATAAAAGGAAAGGAAAAAAGATTAAATGAGCTTGCTCGCCAGAGGGAGAAGCTGGAGGAAGAGGTACATAAGGCAGATGTTCGGGTTAGGGAACTTAAAGATGAGATCCAGAACCTTAAAATTGCCGAAGGTTCCCTAAAGGGGGAACTGGCCAGCTATGAGGCTCGCCAGTACAAGCTTAAGGAAGAGATCCGCCAGGTAGCTGGGGAACAAGATCCTCATTATTTGCTGGCGGTGGTGGAAAGGAGCATCCAGGAACTAGAAGAAAAGGTAAATATGTGCCGCGAACGAAGGGATACTGCCTTAAGAGAACTTAATGAGGTTCAAAAAGAATTAGCTGCCTTAGAGAGTAAGTTAGAAGGGTTAAAGGAGGAAGAACAAAATTTAAAAGAGCGCTTAGAAAAACATCTTGCGATGGCGGGGTTCGCTACCAGGGGAGAGGCGCGGGCAGCCCTTTTAGAGGAAGGACACCGGCAGGCCCTGGCCCGTGACCTGGAAGATTTTGAGCGCCGGCTTTTTGCCTCACAGGAAGAGATTAAGGGATTGGAAGAGACCTTAGCTGGCCGGGAGTTTAAAATTGAAGCGTGGCAGGACCTTAAAGCGCAACTAGAAAAAGGCGAAGGAGAACTCTTGGAAGCCAATAAACAACTGGCTGTGTACCAGAAGGAGCTAGAACGCATTGAACAAAACCACCAGCGCTGGCTTAAACTTAAAGAAGAAGAGGAGAGAATAGCCAGGCGCCGGGATCTAGCGGATACTTTACGCCGTATCTTAAGCGGTCGTAAGTTTGTAGAATTCCTTGCTGAAGAACAGTTAAGGGATATGACATTAGAAGCCTCTCGACGCTTAGGCGCTTTAACTGGGCAGCGCTATGCCTTAGAGCTGGATGAAAGATGTGAGTTTGTTTTACGTGATGATTTTCATGGTGGACAACGACGACCTGTTTCTAGTCTTTCCGGCGGGGAGACTTTTCTTACCTCCCTTTCCCTGGCCTTGGCCCTTTCTTCCCAGCTTCAGCTTAAAGGCCGTTATCCTTTAGGGTTTTTCTTCTTGGATGAAGGTTTCGGAACCCTGGATGGCGAAAAACTGGAAGTAGTGCTCCAAGCTTTAGAAAGACTCCGCCTTGGGCAATGTTTGGTAGGTGTAATATCCCATGTGCGTGAACTGAAGGAACGCATACCCGTTTATTTAGAAGTGATCCCTCCTGGACCGGATGGTAGCGGTAGCCGAATCCGGCTAGTCAAGAATTTATAG